GCGATGCTTTTGGAAGCTCTGAATTCCTGCCGGGCCGGCGTCAGAGTTGACCGCGATTGGCAAAACGACCCCCCACCTAAATGTTTTGGAGGCCTCGCTGCATAAAGTATGGAAATCGACACCCGTTTCCCGACTAGACTCAACTCCCTGTCCGATGCGCCGGAACCATTTCGCGCCGCGTTGGTAGACAGTCTCCCCTCAGGAGAACCGGCCCGCTTACTTCTGTACGCTCCGGCTTTTCAGACGGAAGATGAAAGATCGCCGGCCACGGTGCTCGCCGTGACCAACGCCGGCTGGCTCGTCGCTTCAACGACTGATAACGCGGGCGTTGCCCTGGAACGATCTGATTTCAGCAACACCCTGTTTCTTGAACTGACACCGGTTCTCCTGGAGTGCCGGTTGAAAATCTCTTTTGCTGCGGAGGACGCGCCGCGCTCGGTCACCATCAGGTTCGAGACCGTCGGGGAAGACTTGTACCGCGAGGCAATCGATCTGATCCTCGCGGGCATCGATCCGAAACTCACGACCGCGGCCGGGCAGGATCATCCGGGCGAGGCGTCGATGCTTGAAGGATGGCCGCTGAAACTTCGGAACGAGGCCCGGCGTTTTTGGCCTGGGACGCAGCAACTGGTGAACGCAATCCAGTGGCCGGCCATGTTCGACGGGTCCCGGCGGCAAGTCGCTCCCGCGGGCGCGCTGTTGATCACCGAACGGGAGCTCGTGGTGATTTCGGACGAGAAAAAATCTTCCGATGAACCCCTCTCCGCTGATGAACTGGAGGAGAGTTTCGCGGGGATTATCACCTTTATTCCGCGCGTTCGGGTGGCAGAATTCCGGGTAGACCGTCAGGAACAGTTCGCCGTCCTTACCCTCCAGGTCAAGGCAGCACACGGGGGAGAAAAACTGGAATACGCTTTTCCGTCCGGCCATGAACCGGTCGTAGCCGAAGCCATGGGGCAGATGCTGCGCCCCGGCGCTAAACCCAACCCGGCCGCTGAGGTAAACCCGGCACGCGATGCAGCGAGTTAGGGGCGGCCTTGTTGCTCACACTCAATCTGTCTTAGGCCCAACGGGCCGGTAGAACATAGCCCAGGGTTTACCCTGGGAAGGCATTTCCCCCTGGCCCAGCCCTGAAGGGGCGGTAGAAAACGTTGCTGGCGGGTTCTGCCGCCCCTTCAGGGCTCGATCGTGATCTGACGGTTAACCAGGGGGTAAAGCCCTGGGCTATGTTCTACCGGCCCCTCGGGCCTAAAACCAATTCAACCAAGTACGCAGCATCCTCCGGCACCAGCACTCCCTGAGCCGACATTCTACCGAGATATCTGTCTGAGTAGTATAACACCCCTTCGGGGTTGAAAACTCACTTTTGTCGCCCGGTATCCGTTCGTGCCGGCGTCACGAGGCCAGACTGGTAGTTCACACATTCAGGTGTCTATACTGCCGGACTGCCTGCTACCCGAACCCTCCGCCGGAATAAATGAATGGAGGAACTTCGTGGCAGTTAAGCAGGGAATGGCGCGTCGCCGCTCGGACGGCGCACCACCCTCCCCGGGAGAAAGCTTTCCTGCCTGGAAACTGATCTACTACTTACCACCGCGCTGCTTGAGCTGATCGAGAATGACCGCGCCGACGATGATGCCGCCTTTAATGATCTGCTGCCAATAGGCCGACACGTTCATCAGGTCGAGGATGTTGTTCAGAACGCCGATGATAAGAGCCCCGATGATCGTTCCTGCAACCGTCCCGATGCCGCCGGCCGACAGGGAGGTGCCGCCGATGACGGCGGCCGCAATCGCATCAAGTTCGTAGCCGACGCCGAGTCCCGGTTGCCCTGAACCGATCCGGGCCGACACCACCAGCCCGGCCAGCCCGGCGAGGAAACCGGCATAGATGTAGATGAGCATCTTAAACCGGCCCGTGTTGATGCCGGAGACACGCGCCGCCTGTTCATTCCCGCCGATGGCGTATACGTATTTGCCGAATTTGGTGCGGGCATAAAGGATGTGGGTAACGATCGCCATGACCACCAGCAGGAGGATTGGAACGGGAACACTGCCCAAGGCGCCTTGGCCGACAAAGTCATATTGATCCGTCAAATCGGAGATGGGGCGACCATTGGTGTAGAGCATCGCCGCCCCGCGAACCGCCGTGTAAGTGCCCAACGTGGCGATGAACGGCGGAATGTGCGTCTTCGCGACGAGGCCGCCGTTGATCAAGCCTACCAGGGCGCCTACGATGCAGGCCGCCAGCAGCGGCACGACGAAAGGAAGCTGGACACCGGGGTAGAACGGGGCCGAACTATCCGATGACTGCGCCAGGCTGGACGCAACCACGGCGGACAAACCGACCACCGAGCCGGACGACAGGTCGATGCCGCCGCTGACGATCACCCCCGTCACGCCGAGCGCGATCAGGCCGACCACGGACATCTGCCGCACAATGTTGATCAGGTTGATGGTGCTCAGGAATGCCGGTGACAGCAGCGAGGCCACCACGACCATGAGGGCAAAAATGATGAAGATGCCGTATTTACTGAAGATGCTTGAGAGCATCTGGCCGCCCGCCGGCCGCTTGGCGGCCTCGCTGGCGGTGGTAATGACTCCGGGATTTGCCATAACGTTTTTCCTTGTGCGCTTACGCAGCTAAACTGGTCGGTATCTTCATCCCTGTCGCCATCTGAAGAATCTTTTCCTGGGTGGCTTCTGCGCGCATCAGCTCACCCACTTTGTCGCCTTCGTGCATGACCAGGATCCGGTCGCTCATCCCCAGCACTTCCGGCAATTCCGACGAGATCATGATGATCGCCTTGCCCGAGAGAACGAATTCGGTCATGAGCCGGTAGATCTCCGATTTGGCGCCCACGTCGATCCCGCGCGTCGGTTCGTCCAGGATCAAAAGGTCCGGTTCGGTCAACAGCCAGCGCGCGATCAGCACCTTCTGCTGGTTGCCGCCGGACAGGTACTTGACCAGTTGCAGCAGGCTGGGCGTCTTGACGCGCATCAAGCCGCGCATCTTCTCGCAATCTTTTTCAATCTTGGTGAACCGGAGGAAGGGTCCCACCATGTAGCGGTTTATGTTCGCGATGAACATGTTTTCGCGGACGCTGGCGTTCAGGTACAACCCGGTCAGCTTTCGGTCTTCGGTCAGCAGCGCCATGCCGTTTCGAATGGCGTCAGCCGGGGACTTGATCCTGGCGGGTTTTCCATCGATCCTAACCGTCCCGCCGTAAGACGGTGTCACCCCGAAAACCCCGTCCATCAATTCGGTGCGCCCGGCCCCCATCAGGCCCGCGAGGCCCAGGATTTCGCCTCGCTTGACCTGGAAACTGACGTTGCGAAAACCTTTCCCGCTCAGGTTCTGAACATCGAGGAACACCGAACCCATCTCGGCTTTTTCCTTGTGAAACATCTGGGTAAGCGTCCGGCCGACCATCATCTCGATGAGCTTGTCGCGGGTCAGGTTCGCGGTGGCTTCGCTGGCCACGTATTGGCCGTCGCGGAAAACGGTGACATCATCGGTGATCTTGAAAACTTCGTCCATCTTATGGCTGATGTAGATCACGGCGCACCCCTGGGCCGTTAACGATTTGATGATGTCAAACAGAACGGCCACCTCCGCCTCGGTGATAGCCGAGGTCGGCTCATCCATGATGATCAGGTCGGAGTTGTAGGACACCGCTTTGGCGATTTCGGCGAGCTGCATGCTGGCAATGCTCAGGTTGCGCATCCGGGCGGTTGGCCGGATTTTGATGTGAAGCCGATCCAGGAGCTCTGAGGCCATGCGGTTCATCTTGCGCATGTCCACCAGGCCGTACGGGGTCATGGGTTCGCGTCCCAGGTAAATGTTCTCGGCAACCGTCATCTCGGGGACCGGGTTCAGTTCCTGGTGGATCATCGAAATGCCCTTCGACAGCGCGTAATGGGTGCTGGTGATGTTCAGCCGTTCACCCTTGAACGTGATGGTGCCTGAATCCGGCGTGTAAATGCCGATCAGGCATTTCATCAGCGTCGATTTGCCCGCGCCGTTTTCACCCATCAGCGCGTGCACCGTCCCTCTGCGGACGCGGAGCTGGACGTTATCAAGGGCGCGGACGCCTGGGAACTGTTTGGAGATGCCCTCCATCACGAGCAAGTGATCATTTTCCATAGCTCGGCTCCTCTCCGGTTCGATGACCACTGCCCGCCGGCGCCCGGCAGGCAGTGGCCAACCGAAACCTCATTTCATGTATGACTTGAAATTCTCCTTGTTGATCGGCTGGTAAGGAATCCAGATCTTATTACCATCCGTCACGTCCGGATTAGCTTGTTTCTTGGCCAGCAGGTAGGCGGCATTGACTGCCTTCTCGCCTTGACCAACCGGGTCTTGGAACACCGTATTATTCAGGTCGCCCTTCTCCATCGAAACCAAGGCGTCATGGCTGCCGTCAACGCCGCCAACGCAGATCTTGCCGAGTTTTCCGGCGGCCTTGATGGCCTGCAACGCTCCCAGGGCCATCTCGTCGTTATTGGAGGCAACGCCGTCGATCGGGATGCCGGAAGCCAGCCAGTTTTCCATCAGCGTTTTGCCCTGCTCGCGCTTCCAGTTGCCGGTCTGTTCGCGGACGACCTTGATGTTCGGATACTTTTCCTTGAGGACTTGCTTGGTGCCCTCGGTTCGTTTGATGGCGGCTTCATTGCTCAGCTCACCCATCAGGATAGCCAGACTGCCCTTGCCGCCCATACATTTACCAAGTTCCTCCATCTCCATGATCCCGGCCTCAATGGAATTGGAGCCACAATAGACGACGCTTTGGGGCAGGTTTGCAGGCAGGCGATTCACGTAAACGAGCGGCTTGCCGGCTTTGGTGACGGACTTGGTGATTGGTCCGGTTGCCGCGGTATCCACCGGTAGGACGACTATCGCATCCATGCCCTGGGCCAGGAAGTTTTCAACCTGACCGGTCTGCTTGGCGGTGTCGTTGTTTGCGTCAACAATGGTGAGTTCGACGTCGGAATGGGCTTTGCCCCATCTGGTCATGGCATCCCGGACAAGGGTCAGCCAGACGTCGTCGAATAGGGCCATGGAAACCCCGATCTTGACTTTTTGGGCGGCCTGGACGGGCATACCGCCCAAGGCGAAAGCCATCAGGGCAATCGCGGGAACGAGAACTTTTGCGAGCTTCATTTTTTCTTCTCCTAAGGGGGGGTGCTCCGTAACGCGGAGCGATCAAGCGGAAATCTCAAACTACAAGGAACGATTTACTTCCTGACAACTGCGTTTTCAATTTTTTCTCTGGTCTCAACGGCCGGTTCGGCCATTTTTCCGAACCACCGAATCAAGCGACGAATCAGGGATGCCGCAAACCTGGTGCGGGTAACCAGAATACCCGTTCCGGCGGCGATTTGAGTTTGGCCGGCTGGGCAACTCGGGAACGTAAAACCAGTATGGATGCGCTTCAGGTCATAAATGAATAACATTTTCCTAATTCTGTTGTAATTCCTGTGGGGTTACCGTTCTTTCTAAATTAACCGGAAAACGTTCATTGCACGCCGGCATGCAAAGAGCCCGCCGTCGAAAGCCAGGTGCCGGAACGGCTGGACTGGTCCATGGCCTCCAGGATCTCCTGGTTGCGCGCCCCGAACGCGAAGTCGGGAAAACAGCCCTCCCCCCGCCCGATGCCCTGCACCAGGTCGTGCACCTCGAACACCTTCATGTCGAAATAGCCCAGCCCGCCCCCGGCAAAATCAAAGCCGAAAAACGCCGAGTATTGCGGCACCTGCGAGCCGCAATAGACGGTCGTAAAGCCCCGGTCGCGCTTCTCGTCCCGCATCCGGAAGACCTGCAGCTCGTTGAAGCGCTCCCCGTTATTGACCAGGGTGCCCTCGGTGCCCGACACTTCCCAGAACACCCCGAAGACTCGCCCGGCGCAGATGCGCGAGGCCTCAATCACCCCGGCGGCCCCCGAGGCGAACTTCACCAGCGCCTGGATCTGGTCCTCGTTCTCCACAGCCTGCTTTTTGGCGTCTTCGCTTACCTTGCTGCCGTAGCCGGCGTCGAACTCCGGCACGGGCCGCTCCTTGAAGATCGTCTGGCTCTGGGCCGACACTTCGGTGATGTCGCCCATGAGGAACTGCGCCACCGACACGGCGTGCGCCCCCAGGTCGCCCAGCGCCCCGCTGCCGGCCAACTCGCGCGAACAGCGCCAGGACCACGGCAGGGCGGGATCGTTAAAGAAGCCCTGGTCGAAGCGGCCCCGGAAGCGCACCGGTTCGCCGATCTCGCCCCGATCGATGATCTGCCTGGCCACCAGGGCCGCCGGGGTTTTTAGGTTGTTGAAGGCCACCATCGTGTAGACGCCGGCCTGCCGGGCCGCCTCGGCCATGCGCCGGGCATCGTCAACTTTGACGGCCATCGGCTTTTCGCAGTAGACGTGTTTGCCCGCCGCAAGGGCCGCCAGGGCGACCTCGACGTGCAGGTGGTTGGGCGTGGTGATGTCAACCACGTGCACTTCAGGGTCCTCGACCAACCGGCGCCAGTCGCCGTAAGCCTTCTGGAAGCCGAGCTTGCGCCGGGCGGTGTCGGCCAGCGCGTCGTTCTGGTCGGCGACGGCGTACAACACCGGGGTGCGCGGCAGGCTGCGGTACAACAGGCCGGCCCGCCGGTAGGCGTCGGCATGGGCCTGGCCCATGAAGCCGGAGCCGATCAATCCAACATGGAGGGGTGCATTTGACATAGGGGATGCTGCTTCTAAGCCGCTCAGGCAAACAGCAGTTTGCTGACGTGGGTGAAGGCCTGTTGGGCGTAGAGTCTGGGGGCCGCTTTGGCCGGGTCCTGCTCGGCTTCCACCACTGCCCAGCCCCGGTAACCGGAGCGGCGCACGAAATCGGCCAGGGCCGAAAAGTCCAGGTCGCCGTCACCGGGCACGGTGAACAGGCCGGCGCGGACGGCCTGGTTGAAGCTCACATCATTCCGGCGCGCCCAGTCCAGCACCGGGCGGCGCACGTCCTTGAGGTGCAGGTGGGTCACCCGGTCGCCGAACCGGCGCAGCAGTTCGGCGTAGTCGGCGCCCGCGGCATACGCGTGGCCGGTGTCGAGCAGCAAGCCCACTTGCGGCGGGGCGTCCTCGAAAAAGGCGGCGATTTCTTCGCCCGTTTCCACCAGCATCTTGAGGTGATAATGGTAGGCCAGCTTCAGGCCCCTTTCGTTGAGCCGGGCGGCAAATTGGCCGACTCGCTCGGCGTAGGCCGGTAGGTCGACCGAGCTCAACGGGGGGCTGTGGCTCAAGGGCTGGTCCCAGGGGGCGGTTTGCGGGATCCGGCTGCACTCGGCGTAGACCAGCACGTCGCAGCCGCAGGCTTCCAGAAGCCGGAGGTGCTCGGCGGCGGCTTGCCATTCGGCTTCGGGGGAGCGGTCCGCGAGGTAACCGGAGTACCAGCCCGAGATGAGCCGCAGGCCGTAGCGGGCCAACAGCAACGGCAGCACCTGGGGGTCGCGGGGGAATTTGCGGCCCAGTTCGACGCCTTGGTAGCCGATGTCCGCGGCGTCCTGCAGGCAGGTGTCCAGCGGGACGTCGCCGCCGAGGGCTTCCAGGACGTCATTGGTCCAGCTCAGCGGGCTGACGCCCAGGCGGACCGCCCGCTCCGGCGGTGTTGAGGTTGGCATAAAATTCAGGGATGCGCTTCGTTACCTGGCGAACTTGACCGGCTGGCCGCTCTTTAGCGATTCGGTGGCTTTATCGGCCAGCAACTGGGCCTTCAAACCGTCCTCCAGCGAAGGGCTCGGCGGGGTACCTTGTGTGACGGCGCTCAGAAACGCGTCCAGCGCCTGGTAATAGCTCTGCTCGATGCGCTCGAACCAGCCGGCATGCAGGCCGTCTTCGATGATCTTATCGCCGAGGTAACGCGACACCCCCCGGAACCGCTGCCGGCGCGACTCGATCAGGCCCTTGGAGCCGAACACTTCGATGCGCTCGTCGTATCCGTAGCCGGTGCGCCGGGACGAATCGATCTGGCACAGGGTGCCGCGGCTCAGCCGGATGGTCACGAGGCTGGTGTCGATGTCGCCGGCTTCCCTCACCTTGGGATCAACGAGGGCGGCCCCGATCGCGTGCACCTCTTCGGGTTCATCCTCACTGATCCAGCGCAGCAAGTCGAAAAAGTGCACCGTTTGATCGCGTAGCTGCCCGCCGGAGGTGGCCAGGTAACTGAGCGGCGGCAGATTCGGCCCGCGCGAGGTCATCTGGATGATCTCCAGGTTACCCACCGCGCCGCTTCTCACCTCTTCGCGCAATGCCGCGTGGTTAGGGTCAAACCGGCGGTTAAAACCCAACATGACCGGTACGCCGGCCGCCCGGACCGCCTCAACCGCTTGTTCGGCTTCCTGGTAGTCCAGCCCGATCGGTTTTTCGCAATAGATGGCTTTACCCGCCTGGGCGGCGCGCCGCAGGTACTCGACGTGGGTGTTGGTCGGCGTGGCGATCACCACGGCTTGAACGTCCGGATTGTCAAAGATCTCCGCAAGGTCGGCCACCGCTTTCGTTCCTGCGGTGGCCGCAGCCCGTTTGGCAAATTCCGGATTGGCATCATAGACCCCTGCCAGTTCCGTGCCGGGATGACGGGCCACATTTTTGGCATGAACCGAACCGATGAAGCCGGTTCCCACTACCGCTATCTTTAGCATGCTTGTACCTGTTGGTATTTTGGGTTTAAAGGGATTCCAGCGCCGTCCACGCCCCGCCGGCCCGGTAGGAGCGCATGGCGCCTTCCACAAAGGCCACCCCGCGCACCCCGTCCGATGCGTCCGGAAAGCCGAGCTCAGTCCTGGCGTACGGTTTGCCTTCGGCTTTGGCCAGCAGTGCGTCCGCCGCTTCAGTGTAGAGATTGGCAAAAGCTTCGAAAAAGCCCTCCGGGTGTCCCAGGCCCACGCGCGTCCACCGGGCGGCCTCCGGCGAGAGCCCAGGCATCCCTTGGGCCAGGATCCGGGGCGGCCCGTCGATCGGACTGTAACGCAGGTGCTGGGGGTCTTCGTGGCGCCAGGCCAGGCTGCCCCGGTCTCCATAGACGCGGATCCGCAGGCCGTGTTCATTGCCGGCGGCCGCCATGGAAGCCCAGAGGCCGCCGGTCGCGCCGTTCGAAAACCGGAGCAGCAGGTTCGCATTGTCTTTGATCGCCCTGCCCTGAACGATCTGGCTCAATTCGGCCGCCACTTCAGTGACCTCCAGCCCCGTAATAAACCGGGCTAACTGGTGGGCGTGGGTCCCCAAATCATACAGCAAGCTCGCATCACCCAACAGGCCCGGGTCCGTCCGCCAGGCGGCTTGCTTGTGGCCTTCCTTTTCCAGAAGCTTGATCGCCCAGCCGGACGCGTGTTCGGCCTGGACCACACGAATCTCGCCCAGTTCGCCGTTCCGGACCATCCGGCCGGCGTGGCGCACCATCGCGTAGCCCGAGTAGTTGTGCGTCAGGCACACGATCAGCCCGCCCTGGTCCGCCAGGGCCTTGAGCTCCCTGCCTTCAGCCAGAGTCAGGCAGAGCGGCTTATCGCAGATCACGTTGATGCCGGCCTCAAGGAACGCCTTGGCGATCGCGTAATGGCTGTCGGTCGGCGTTACGATGACGACCGCATCAATGGGGTCTTTCCGATTGGATTCGGCCGCAGCCATGGCGGCATAATCAGGGTAAACGCGATCTTCAGGGATCCGCAGGAGGCGGGCGGCAACGCGCGATTTGTCCGGGCTGCGGGAAAAGGCACCGGCCACCAACGCATAGCGATCGTCGAGGCGCATGGCCGTACGGTGCGTCTCGGCAATGCCCGCACCCGGGCCGCCGCCGACCATTCCCACCCTCACTGCCCTTCGTTCTTCGGTTGACATAAAGTGAATGAAACGGTGACTCCGGAATCCGGGAGAAAAGAGAGAAGCCGGCCCTGACTTCCCCGCCTTGGGGCCGGCTTTTGC
The sequence above is a segment of the Verrucomicrobiota bacterium genome. Coding sequences within it:
- a CDS encoding Gfo/Idh/MocA family oxidoreductase: MSNAPLHVGLIGSGFMGQAHADAYRRAGLLYRSLPRTPVLYAVADQNDALADTARRKLGFQKAYGDWRRLVEDPEVHVVDITTPNHLHVEVALAALAAGKHVYCEKPMAVKVDDARRMAEAARQAGVYTMVAFNNLKTPAALVARQIIDRGEIGEPVRFRGRFDQGFFNDPALPWSWRCSRELAGSGALGDLGAHAVSVAQFLMGDITEVSAQSQTIFKERPVPEFDAGYGSKVSEDAKKQAVENEDQIQALVKFASGAAGVIEASRICAGRVFGVFWEVSGTEGTLVNNGERFNELQVFRMRDEKRDRGFTTVYCGSQVPQYSAFFGFDFAGGGLGYFDMKVFEVHDLVQGIGRGEGCFPDFAFGARNQEILEAMDQSSRSGTWLSTAGSLHAGVQ
- a CDS encoding sugar ABC transporter substrate-binding protein, whose translation is MKLAKVLVPAIALMAFALGGMPVQAAQKVKIGVSMALFDDVWLTLVRDAMTRWGKAHSDVELTIVDANNDTAKQTGQVENFLAQGMDAIVVLPVDTAATGPITKSVTKAGKPLVYVNRLPANLPQSVVYCGSNSIEAGIMEMEELGKCMGGKGSLAILMGELSNEAAIKRTEGTKQVLKEKYPNIKVVREQTGNWKREQGKTLMENWLASGIPIDGVASNNDEMALGALQAIKAAGKLGKICVGGVDGSHDALVSMEKGDLNNTVFQDPVGQGEKAVNAAYLLAKKQANPDVTDGNKIWIPYQPINKENFKSYMK
- the iolG gene encoding inositol 2-dehydrogenase, giving the protein MLKIAVVGTGFIGSVHAKNVARHPGTELAGVYDANPEFAKRAAATAGTKAVADLAEIFDNPDVQAVVIATPTNTHVEYLRRAAQAGKAIYCEKPIGLDYQEAEQAVEAVRAAGVPVMLGFNRRFDPNHAALREEVRSGAVGNLEIIQMTSRGPNLPPLSYLATSGGQLRDQTVHFFDLLRWISEDEPEEVHAIGAALVDPKVREAGDIDTSLVTIRLSRGTLCQIDSSRRTGYGYDERIEVFGSKGLIESRRQRFRGVSRYLGDKIIEDGLHAGWFERIEQSYYQALDAFLSAVTQGTPPSPSLEDGLKAQLLADKATESLKSGQPVKFAR
- a CDS encoding Gfo/Idh/MocA family oxidoreductase, which translates into the protein MSTEERRAVRVGMVGGGPGAGIAETHRTAMRLDDRYALVAGAFSRSPDKSRVAARLLRIPEDRVYPDYAAMAAAESNRKDPIDAVVIVTPTDSHYAIAKAFLEAGINVICDKPLCLTLAEGRELKALADQGGLIVCLTHNYSGYAMVRHAGRMVRNGELGEIRVVQAEHASGWAIKLLEKEGHKQAAWRTDPGLLGDASLLYDLGTHAHQLARFITGLEVTEVAAELSQIVQGRAIKDNANLLLRFSNGATGGLWASMAAAGNEHGLRIRVYGDRGSLAWRHEDPQHLRYSPIDGPPRILAQGMPGLSPEAARWTRVGLGHPEGFFEAFANLYTEAADALLAKAEGKPYARTELGFPDASDGVRGVAFVEGAMRSYRAGGAWTALESL
- a CDS encoding ABC transporter permease; this encodes MANPGVITTASEAAKRPAGGQMLSSIFSKYGIFIIFALMVVVASLLSPAFLSTINLINIVRQMSVVGLIALGVTGVIVSGGIDLSSGSVVGLSAVVASSLAQSSDSSAPFYPGVQLPFVVPLLAACIVGALVGLINGGLVAKTHIPPFIATLGTYTAVRGAAMLYTNGRPISDLTDQYDFVGQGALGSVPVPILLLVVMAIVTHILYARTKFGKYVYAIGGNEQAARVSGINTGRFKMLIYIYAGFLAGLAGLVVSARIGSGQPGLGVGYELDAIAAAVIGGTSLSAGGIGTVAGTIIGALIIGVLNNILDLMNVSAYWQQIIKGGIIVGAVILDQLKQRGGK
- a CDS encoding sugar ABC transporter ATP-binding protein; the encoded protein is MENDHLLVMEGISKQFPGVRALDNVQLRVRRGTVHALMGENGAGKSTLMKCLIGIYTPDSGTITFKGERLNITSTHYALSKGISMIHQELNPVPEMTVAENIYLGREPMTPYGLVDMRKMNRMASELLDRLHIKIRPTARMRNLSIASMQLAEIAKAVSYNSDLIIMDEPTSAITEAEVAVLFDIIKSLTAQGCAVIYISHKMDEVFKITDDVTVFRDGQYVASEATANLTRDKLIEMMVGRTLTQMFHKEKAEMGSVFLDVQNLSGKGFRNVSFQVKRGEILGLAGLMGAGRTELMDGVFGVTPSYGGTVRIDGKPARIKSPADAIRNGMALLTEDRKLTGLYLNASVRENMFIANINRYMVGPFLRFTKIEKDCEKMRGLMRVKTPSLLQLVKYLSGGNQQKVLIARWLLTEPDLLILDEPTRGIDVGAKSEIYRLMTEFVLSGKAIIMISSELPEVLGMSDRILVMHEGDKVGELMRAEATQEKILQMATGMKIPTSLAA
- the iolE gene encoding myo-inosose-2 dehydratase → MPTSTPPERAVRLGVSPLSWTNDVLEALGGDVPLDTCLQDAADIGYQGVELGRKFPRDPQVLPLLLARYGLRLISGWYSGYLADRSPEAEWQAAAEHLRLLEACGCDVLVYAECSRIPQTAPWDQPLSHSPPLSSVDLPAYAERVGQFAARLNERGLKLAYHYHLKMLVETGEEIAAFFEDAPPQVGLLLDTGHAYAAGADYAELLRRFGDRVTHLHLKDVRRPVLDWARRNDVSFNQAVRAGLFTVPGDGDLDFSALADFVRRSGYRGWAVVEAEQDPAKAAPRLYAQQAFTHVSKLLFA